A genomic segment from Pectinophora gossypiella chromosome 3, ilPecGoss1.1, whole genome shotgun sequence encodes:
- the LOC126381881 gene encoding protein tramtrack, alpha isoform-like isoform X2, whose amino-acid sequence MATQRFCLRWNNHQSNMLSVFDQLLHAETFTDVTLAVDGQLLKAHKMVLSACSPYFQALFVNHQEKHPIVILKDVPYSDMKSLLDFMYRGEVSVDQERLTAFLKVAESLRIKGLTEVNEEKCDIPALTNSLIQQQGGNASAHTPPPQLHRIHPYMHQKRPASGMPSGGAPPNLLMPLLGNALMQPKRKRGRPRKLSGSSSDALNTAASPPGEFVPESASHANSNRAGDQLIRGSPEMLEVKMSMDGFSAEDGGTSGGEEGGEALLIDEGDDAQSTDALAGKDSETADRGTPDSENKDQSIDGHGKIRVNPATQASTSNEYQNDSLNNNTLQGNQMQRPSVRRRIRRRANSASNDPAEQLTEMSVRGLNLFRYASVNEGVYQCTECAKENIQKTFKNKYSFQRHAFLYHEGQQRKVFPCPVCCKEFSRPDKMKNHMKTTHDCYVPKDCVYPPNAFFMLPGMEGQLPPGIKLEAMGAGSPRGSTPSHSSPDPAQV is encoded by the exons ATGGCTACACAAAGATTTTGTTTGAGATGGAACAATCACCAGTCGAACATGCTGTCGGTGTTCGACCAGTTGCTGCATGCGGAGACGTTCACCGACGTCACCCTCGCCGTGGACGGCCAACTGCTGAAGGCGCACAAAATGGTTCTATCGGCGTGCAGCCCCTACTTCCAGGCTTTGTTTGTCAACCATCAAGAAAAACATCCTATTGTCATACTGAAGGATGTTCCCTATTCGGACATGAAAAGCTTATTAGATTTTATGTACAGAGGAGAAGTGAGCGTTGACCAGGAAAGGTTAACGGCTTTCTTAAAAGTAGCCGAGAGTCTAAGGATAAAGGGCCTCACTGAAGTTAACGAGGAGAAATGCGATATTCCAGCCCTTACCAACTCGCTAATACAACAACAGGGTGGTAACGCCTCCGCTCATACTCCCCCACCTCAACTACACAGAATACATCCATACATGCACCAAAAGCGGCCCGCTTCTGGAATGCCCTCGGGAGGAGCACCTCCCAATCTACTAATGCCATTGTTGGGCAACGCACTAATGCAACCGAAAAGAAAACGAGGCCGACCAAGAAAGCTCAGTGGAAGTTCTAGTGACGCCTTAAACACGGCAGCTAGTCCACCAGGCGAGTTCGTACCGGAGTCGGCGTCTCACGCTAACTCCAACCGCGCCGGCGACCAGCTGATCCGAGGCTCCCCGGAAATGCTGGAGGTGAAGATGTCCATGGACGGGTTCAGCGCGGAGGATGGCGGCACGTCGGGCGGCGAGGAGGGCGGTGAGGCACTGCTCATCGACGAGGGTGATGACGCGCAGTCCACCGACGCTCTCGCCGGCAAAGACTCCGAAACCGCAG atcgtGGCACACCAGATTCTGAAAATAAGGATCAATCAATTGACGGTCATGGTAAAATTCGTGTGAACCCAGCGACTCAGGCATCCACCTCGAACGAGTATCAAAACGACTCCCTCAACAACAACACGTTACAAGGCAATCAGATGCAGAGGCCATCGGTTCGGAGAAGGATAAGGAGAAGAGCAAACTCTGCCTCCAACGATCCAGCAGAACAGCTAACGGAGATGTCGGTCCGAGGCCTCAACCTGTTCCGGTACGCCTCGGTCAACGAAGGCGTCTACCAGTGCACAGAGTGCGCCAAGGAAAATATCCagaaaactttcaaaaacaaatattcATTCCAGAGGCATGCGTTCCTTTACCATGAAGGTCAACAGAGGAAAGTTTTTCCTTGTCCCGTATGCTGCAAAGAATTCTCAAGGCCTGACAAAATGAAAAATCATATGAAAACGACACATGACTGTTACGTGCCCAAGGACTGTGTTTATCCACCGAACGCGTTCTTCATGCTGCCCGGGATGGAGGGGCAGCTACCGCCGGGCATCAAGCTGGAGGCGATGGGCGCGGGCTCGCCGCGCGGCTCCACGCCCTCGCACTCCTCACCCGACCCCGCGCAAGTCTGA
- the LOC126381881 gene encoding protein tramtrack, beta isoform-like isoform X1 encodes MATQRFCLRWNNHQSNMLSVFDQLLHAETFTDVTLAVDGQLLKAHKMVLSACSPYFQALFVNHQEKHPIVILKDVPYSDMKSLLDFMYRGEVSVDQERLTAFLKVAESLRIKGLTEVNEEKCDIPALTNSLIQQQGGNASAHTPPPQLHRIHPYMHQKRPASGMPSGGAPPNLLMPLLGNALMQPKRKRGRPRKLSGSSSDALNTAASPPGEFVPESASHANSNRAGDQLIRGSPEMLEVKMSMDGFSAEDGGTSGGEEGGEALLIDEGDDAQSTDALAGKDSETADPDKAPKEESQQNYPSNGPVLSIENGSIKQEPASDATDGYNEPIEYKYNPDRSRENSNSQEGPLKDTDDKIRLGRNLKPKNSKKLLPQMSKIRARNLFNQLSGLSNLNPALNSFDKFPPETVLMPALATQLFAAELEQNNLNLANNEVADLSQTNWEHRIFPSPIRKNNMGSVGNYHEETNESVRDYCIKEGENVFRCKICARVYTHISNFCRHYVTSHKKDVKVFPCPICFKEFTRKDNMIAHLKIIHKNQPNANEQMAKQES; translated from the exons ATGGCTACACAAAGATTTTGTTTGAGATGGAACAATCACCAGTCGAACATGCTGTCGGTGTTCGACCAGTTGCTGCATGCGGAGACGTTCACCGACGTCACCCTCGCCGTGGACGGCCAACTGCTGAAGGCGCACAAAATGGTTCTATCGGCGTGCAGCCCCTACTTCCAGGCTTTGTTTGTCAACCATCAAGAAAAACATCCTATTGTCATACTGAAGGATGTTCCCTATTCGGACATGAAAAGCTTATTAGATTTTATGTACAGAGGAGAAGTGAGCGTTGACCAGGAAAGGTTAACGGCTTTCTTAAAAGTAGCCGAGAGTCTAAGGATAAAGGGCCTCACTGAAGTTAACGAGGAGAAATGCGATATTCCAGCCCTTACCAACTCGCTAATACAACAACAGGGTGGTAACGCCTCCGCTCATACTCCCCCACCTCAACTACACAGAATACATCCATACATGCACCAAAAGCGGCCCGCTTCTGGAATGCCCTCGGGAGGAGCACCTCCCAATCTACTAATGCCATTGTTGGGCAACGCACTAATGCAACCGAAAAGAAAACGAGGCCGACCAAGAAAGCTCAGTGGAAGTTCTAGTGACGCCTTAAACACGGCAGCTAGTCCACCAGGCGAGTTCGTACCGGAGTCGGCGTCTCACGCTAACTCCAACCGCGCCGGCGACCAGCTGATCCGAGGCTCCCCGGAAATGCTGGAGGTGAAGATGTCCATGGACGGGTTCAGCGCGGAGGATGGCGGCACGTCGGGCGGCGAGGAGGGCGGTGAGGCACTGCTCATCGACGAGGGTGATGACGCGCAGTCCACCGACGCTCTCGCCGGCAAAGACTCCGAAACCGCAG ATCCCGATAAAGCGCCCAAAGAGGAATCCCAGCAAAACTATCCAAGCAATGGTCCCGTGCTATCTATCGAAAACGGATCGATAAAGCAGGAGCCGGCTTCCGACGCCACCGACGGCTACAACGAGCCCATCGAATACAAATACAATCCCGACAGAAGCCGCGAAAACTCCAATTCACAAGAAGGCCCTCTCAAAGACACCGATGACAAAATCAGACTAGGTCGTAACTTAAAGCCaaagaatagtaaaaaactACTACCCCAAATGTCAAAAATTAGAGCCCGAAACTTATTCAATCAGCTCTCTGGTCTTTCTAACTTAAATCCGGCGCTTAATAGTTTTGATAAGTTTCCTCCCGAGACTGTACTAATGCCGGCCCTCGCTACACAGCTCTTTGCTGCCGAGCTGGAACAAAATAATCTGAATTTGGCTAACAATGAGGTGGCAGACTTGTCGCAAACCAACTGGGAACACCGCATATTCCCTTCTCCTATCAGGAAGAATAATATGGGAAGTGTAGGTAACTACCATGAGGAAACTAACGAGTCTGTGAGGGATTACTGCATCAAAGAAGGTGAAAATGTCTTTAGGTGCAAAATATGCGCCCGTGTATACACTCATATCAGCAATTTCTGTCGCCATTATGTTACTTCGCATAAAAAGGACGTCAAGGTGTTCCCATGTCCGATTTGCTTCAAGGAGTTCACTCGAAAAGATAACATGATTGCACATCTTAAGATAATACACAAAAATCAGCCCAACGCCAATGAACAAATGGCAAAACAAGAGTCTTAA